From the genome of Flexivirga aerilata:
CTCGAGGGCCGCTGGCCCACCGCAGAGAAGTACTAATCAATCAGGGCCAGAAACACCGAATTTCGGACACTCCCGCCGGGTTTTCAATGATGTGGGTCGGGACCGCAGTGGACGCCTGCCGGCAAGGCATATACGCCACGGTCTCGGACGCTCTGGGAGCATCGCGGGCTTCGGCCATGGCCGAGGCCGAGGCCGCTGGTCTGGGCGATGAGTGGATCGGCAGCGCTAACCGGCTCGTCGACGCCGCAGCCCGGCAAGATTCCGAGGCAGCCAGCGAGGTCGTCAGCGAGATCGCCCAGCGCAGCAATGCTTTCGTGGTCGGCGTCGTCGGTTTTATTGTGGCCGGTCAACGCATGCTGCTGGAGGCCAACGCCGTTCATCAGGGCCGCACCGTGCACGACCTTTTGGAGCAGGTACGCGAGCAGCTCGCGACTATGCCCGACGATGACTCACGATGAAACGTGCAGCAGCTGTTGCCTGTGTCGTCGTCGCGGCTGTGGCGGTGCTGTCCGGGTGCGCATCGACGTCGAACGCCTCGGGGTCGGTCCAGCCGGCTAGGTCCTCAAGCATGGCCAGGTTAGCGACGAGCGGGGGAACGCGGGTACGTGTGACGGCGACGGTCGACGGTGACACCTTTCGCACCGATGTCGACGGTCAGTCACGGAAGATCAGAATCCTCGGGATCATTCATTAGGCAACTTGGGTGTCGCGATGGCTGGTGTCGGGTCTACCTGGGGCAACCTTTGGATCAGGAAGGGCCTCGCTGTAAACACTGTGGTCCGCCAGACCTCGGCGGCCAGAGTGGGGTCTCTCGGCCCCGATGCTGGCGATGAGAAAAGACGCTGTCCGCGAGCTCTCAGTGGCGGCCCATCGCCGCGGGCGGTGTCACTTTGCAGAACGGGACTGGCTCGTAACCGCGTGCGATGTCCCGCAGATCGCCTGCATCAGCGACACTGCTGAAGGCGCTCAGCCATGCCCCGTGCTCGCGCAGCTCGGCGGCGAGATCGTCCGGCAACGGCACACACCGCACGTGCCCGCCCAAGGAGGCGACCACGTGTCAACTACCAGGTGATGCCCCAAGACATCCCACTTGAGCTTTGGCCCGAGCAGTTCGCCCGTTCCACCTTGCTCCGCCAACGGGGTGAACGAAATCAATCAATTGTATCTGCAGTCGGCCCCAGACTCTGTGTTGCCCGTTGTTTCACAACATGAGCAATGCAAGCTGCCCCCACTCGCACTGCAGTACCAAATGTACCCCCTATGGGCGTAGCAGTAGGAGTAGCTGACGTGACCAGCTCCGATCGGATGCGAGAGGTTGCAGCATCCCGGTGATGCAGACGCCTTGGGCGCACCAGCTGTACCGCCAATGATGGCCGCAGACGTTGCTATTCCTGTCGCGGCGATGCTCTGTATGAGAGGGCGTCTGCGGAGCTTTTCCCTGTAGGATCCACTGCGGTCGCCGACGGCGTTCCGATTTCGCTTCCAAATGCTCAATGTAATCACCCGTTCGTACTTGGTTACTTGCAAGGCCATACGCGTACTTCGAACAGGAGATGCCCTTGGAGCTCCTATTGTTGTCACAACAGGACAGGCAAAACGAGCCCGCACAGGATGATGGAGAATCCAGACGCGTAGCGCATAGTCCGAAACCACCATCTTTCTCCATCTCCAAGCTGTGGGAGTGCGCACACCGAATATCTGATGCTTCGGATAGTAATCGCAACCATTGAAACAGTAGCCACTTCTACCAGAATGACCATCGCATATGTTGGATCCAGCAACGTTAACGCGATGAGTGCTGCCCACAACAGAGAAGTTGTCTTCTGGGTCGTCACGAGCAAGCCGAGGTCGACACCCCAGCGGAGTCCCAACCGACCCGGGCGCAGCACACGTATCAGCGCTTGAGGCACTTGCCGCCAAATGTGAGGCGTACGACCGTAAGTATCGGCCATCCCAAGAAGCAACAAGATTCCCACCGTGATCGCAAGGCGCGACTCAACCCCAATTGCGTCCTCTAGGACATGCCCAAATTTGTCGAGCGCATAACCTACAGCAATAGCGGCGGTTAGCCAACCAACAAAGAGCCCCGTCAAGAAACGTGTGCCATCCGATCTACTCCGCCGAAGCATAGGGCCGGCGACCCCGGCCATGGACTGTCCTCAAGGAGAAAACATCTGAAGCACGGCACCTACGCCCGCGAGACAGAAGATAAGTATCGCCATGGGATCAAAATGTCAGTCCGCGGATCGCACGTAGACGTTTCTGTCATTCAGCTTGCCATGAACAAAGACCGCATTCTTGGTGCGTTGCACCCCGCGTCCCAAATCAAGCATCTCTACGGAACCCCCGATGTCCACGGATGGTCTGTCAGAGTATTTCGCTACGACGTTCTTGGCTTCGCCGCCACCTCCAACCGTCAACGCCACTATGACGTCATGGCTACCATCGATGGAGTCGTGGACGAACGCGAATCCTCTGTCTATTGGTGGTGTCCACATCATCTTTCCCCTATCTAATAGTACTCAAATTCTTAAAGAGGCCGGATGGGTTCCGGTTCTTCGGGTATCGCATGAGGAGCATCGAACATGATGGTCTTCCACTCTCCGCGATAGGTATATATCCCGCACTTTGTCTGGGCGCGCAACTTCGACGGTACCCGCGAAGCCGCGACATGCTTGCTAACTTGACCCATGTCGTAGATTCCCTGCAGTGAATCCCACACAGTAATACTCATCATCGTCTTGGTTCGCCAGGATGAAATTACCGCGACTCCTCGAAATGCGAGAGCACGCTTCTTCGCCTGGCGTCGAACCGCGTAATGAAGTAGGCGAATCAATGCGAACGAGTACGCGTTCGGACATTCGAACCGTGTGACAACAATCTGTCCGCGACCGTCTTCGTGAATGATTCTGTCGCCGTTAGCTACGGAAGGCTCCGTCATGGTTACTTTCTCTTAGTTGTATCTGCAGTCGGCCGCCGACTTTGCGTTGTTCTTCGTTTCACAACAGGAGCAGTGGACACCACCACTTGTCGAGCAATACCAGATATAGTCCTGGTGCGCGAAGCAGTAGGAGTAGCTGACGTGATTCGGTCCTGACGGATGCGCGAGGCTGCAGCACGCTGGCGCTGCTGACGCTTCGGTCGCGTTGGCCGTGCCGGCGATAATTGCTGCAGACGTTGCGATACCTGTCGCTCCGATGCTCTTCAAGAGTGGACGCCTGCGAACCTTCTTTTCAGAAGAAGCTCGGTCGCAGGCGGGGCCTGTTTGCTGCTGTTTCCTGAACATCATGCCTGCTCCTTCACTCGTTCCTCATTTTCCAAACCCTTTGAATCAAGCGTTGAGCGAAGAGCGCGTAGTCGTTCGCGGTCTTCGAGTATTCGAGATTCAAGAGCATCTATGGATCCAAAATTGTAGGCACTGCGCACGAGTCCGTCTTGGATGTACACCGCGGAAGGACTGGAGTTGATGCCGAGGGATCCGACTACCCAGTTGCCGCCGACATCAAGATACGGCCGCAAGTTGGATAGATTGTAAGCATCGATAAAGTCCTGCCCGATACTGGAGGTGGCGGTCGATACAACAATGTGGACGTTGTTGTCGGCAACAAAGTGCGCATCGTCGTTAAGGGACCTCGCGACAGCGCTGCACGTGCTGCAAATGGAACTGAGGACGATTATGAGTCCTGTTGTCGCGGTGTCACGGAGTTCTGGAGGCCAACCGATATCAGTTAAGTCCCGCCTGAAATCCGGTATTGGCTCGACCCAGTCAGATGATTCGGTGGCAGCGGATGGGCCAGATTCCCTAGATGAAAGTTCTCCAATCATCGCGAACAAGAGGGTCACCGCAATCGCGAGAATAAATACGGCCGCGGTCAGGAGTGTGGTCACAACGGTCATGTTCGGATCCGTTCGAATCTCTGGGATATCGTTTGAAAGACGGACAGTGCCACGTATCGCTCGCTCTGTGCCGCCAGACAAACGAGCGATATTGATGCTAAGCATGCGACTACTGCAACGCGTGCGGCATAGTCGATAGGTGCGCATGCCTGAAAGAGGCCATAGATGAGGAGTGCGACGCCGAATGCGGTGTTACGCCAGCCTAATGAACTGGCGCTTGCTGCTCCAAAACAACCGCATGGCTCCTCGGATCCACGTATTGCACCCAGCGTCCCAGCGATGATGAATAGCGAACCGAGGGCAGCTAGACCGACTAGCTCCACGAGCACAGTGAAGCCGCGGAATGCTGCCGAAAAAGCTGTTGCCAGCTCGAGCGCGACGAGCGCGAATATCGCCCATCTCTGCACGTCGATATTTGGAAATAGCTCGTTTACGGAACGGACTACGGGTCCAGGTGACGCCAGTTTTGAAACGCTGGCTCGCACCAATACAACGACAACGAAAACCGTTAAGACGAGTTCGACGAACCTCCAAGCCATTGCTTCCTCCCCAGCAACGGACAAACCCCCGTCGGTGAGCTGTGATGAGCTCGTTGGCAAGGACTGTGTTCTTGCTGTCAAGCTACTCTTACGTTGACGGATGTCAAGACTTCGCTGTGGTTGGATGGCTGGTGGAGGAGGAGGTGCGAGGATGGATCGACGAGCGGTTAAGGCTGGCAGCGTGGCGGTCGCCGCCATCGCAATGACATTAAGTGGTTGCTCGAGCAGTGAGGCGAATCACCCTGGGAACACTGGGGGTTCGTCCATTTCGAGCGCTGTGGAGACGCGCTCGACGCACGAGGCTGAGGCAGCGGGGTCGCGAGGATGTCAGGCACCCTCAAAATCGGTCCTCCCGCAGTGGGCGGGCGCTGTGATGAGCACTCCAAGTGCGCCGCGGGCGCACTTGACAGGGAGTCAAGGTCGGATTGTGGCGGTCCCCTTCGGGTGGCCTTTACAAGGAGGTGCGAAGTCCGATCCGGACCGGGCGAATAAGATTCTGTGGATCGCTCGGTCGTCAGGGAGCGGGCCACTTCGGATTAAAGCTGTGGACCAGAAGAGCGGTATGGAAGTAACCCGCGTGTTGACTGATGGTCCTGGACCGTCCTACGTCACGATGCCGCGCCCGGGGTGCTGGAAATTCAATCTCTCGTGGTCTGGGCAGACGGACCATCTATTCGTTCGCTACTATTGAGCACTCTTCGCAGTGCGCCGAGATGGCGTTGGTGCGTCTCCCAATCTGGTGTAGAGGCCTCAGCGCCAAGGAGTCGACTGTTAATCCGATAGCAGGTACGTACTGCGTCGTCGGTGATGAAGGACGCCGAGCTACTTGCTAGGCGCGGTCTGTGGCTTTGGCAGGCGCTGGACCTGTCGTAGCTGGGCGATCTCGGCACGTGCTTGCTGAAGCTCGAGGGAGAGCTCAGTAGCGACTTTGACGAGAGTCGTGGTGGTCTGCCGTCCGGCGTCGAGTTGTCTTCGCAGGTCAGCGTTTTCAGTCTTGAGCGCACGGTTTTCGTCGGCAACCTGCGCGATGGATGCTGGTGTCTGATGCTGAGCTTTGGCACGGGTCTGAAAGTCGTCGACGAGGTTCTTGTGGTCGCCGTAGACGACATCGCGCCGGAGCCCCGATTCGGTGATGAGTTCTGTGCTGGTGAGTCGTCCGCTGGTGGATCGAAGGGGTGTGCCGTCCAGTAGGCGTTGCGCGGCCGCGGTCAGGTCGCGGCGTTCCGTTTCCAGGTCCCGTTTGCGGCGGCTCACGACGTTGCGTCTGTTGTTGTGGTGGTCTCGTGCCTGGCGATCACGCTTCGTGCCTGACTGGCCTGAGCACGAGTGCGGTCGCGGAGGGGTTCTGGTGCCAGCGGGTCCTCAGCACCGGCATCCAAGGTACTGACGCGTTCGCGCAGCAGCTGGATGTCGCGGTCGGTGTAGGCGAGGTTCAAGCATCCGGATTGGCATTCGGCTTCCAAGGGTCCGTCGTCGACTGGGAGCCCTTCGTTGACTCTTGCAGTGCGGCAGGCTGCAGTCTCGGGACGGTAGACGCAGGTCATGGCGTCGCCGTGGTGGATGTTCGGGTCCACCTGGGCCAGCAGGCGTTCGACGTTGCGCACCCGGTTGACGGAGCGGCCGGCGAACCGGTGGGTTTGCTGGATCTGGTCTTGGTAGGCGGTGGCGGCGGGACCGCTGACCGACTCGCCTTCGGCCAGGAGCAGGTGGTCCTGCTCGTTTTGCTCGAGGATGGCTTCCAGTCTTTCGACGGCGACGTCGTCCTGCCAGCCGGTGTCGGCTTTGCCGCTGTAGCTGAGGGTGACGGTGGTGGACACGTGCCCGTATTGCAGTGCTGCGGCGATCAACCCGCGGGGGCGGCGGACGATGAAGTAGGCCAGGGTGCGGCGGAACCTCGAGGGGTAGATGCGCCCGTTCGGGTCCGTCGGTATCAGCGGCTTGCCATCGGTGCGGGCGAAGGTGGTGTTGACCCAGTCGATGAGGCGCTGCAGGTCATGGGTCATATCGCCGGTGCGTCGCGCGTTGTGATCGGCAGGTCGCCTGACGTGTGCGCCGGTGAGGCTGGCAGGGAACAGGAACGGAGACTCTGACAACTGTTCCAGGATTTCAATGGCTTGGTGAACGGGCCGCACGACGACCCATGCCCGAGCCCACGGATCGTGCTCGCCGTCTTCGGGGCGGGGTGCACGACCGTGGCCTTTGCCGTAGCGTCCGTTGACGAGCAGTTGCCCGGTGTCTGGGTGTTGGCTCGCGCAGCCGCGGCGCAGGTTGAGCGTCTCGCCGGGGCGCATGCCGGATAGGTAGCTGATGACGACGAAGCATGCCGCGGAGAGGCACTTCATCAGCGCTGATAGTTCCTGCGTGGTGATCGGCTGTTGTCGCCATGGTTGGTCGTCGATCCGGCCGG
Proteins encoded in this window:
- a CDS encoding integrase: MEALLSWCLRMVDTIGPDIVAARDELDRYEAGTHPDQDAYHGLSSRQRVTRFAALTAEHRNALPGQLSSDGQSAINWAQIAIRLNLTNHQVHPHLRDPVLDRDLPVAAGSFVGTITGRIDDQPWRQQPITTQELSALMKCLSAACFVVISYLSGMRPGETLNLRRGCASQHPDTGQLLVNGRYGKGHGRAPRPEDGEHDPWARAWVVVRPVHQAIEILEQLSESPFLFPASLTGAHVRRPADHNARRTGDMTHDLQRLIDWVNTTFARTDGKPLIPTDPNGRIYPSRFRRTLAYFIVRRPRGLIAAALQYGHVSTTVTLSYSGKADTGWQDDVAVERLEAILEQNEQDHLLLAEGESVSGPAATAYQDQIQQTHRFAGRSVNRVRNVERLLAQVDPNIHHGDAMTCVYRPETAACRTARVNEGLPVDDGPLEAECQSGCLNLAYTDRDIQLLRERVSTLDAGAEDPLAPEPLRDRTRAQASQARSVIARHETTTTTDATS
- a CDS encoding MauE/DoxX family redox-associated membrane protein, with the translated sequence MAATATLPALTARRSILAPPPPPAIQPQRSLDIRQRKSSLTARTQSLPTSSSQLTDGGLSVAGEEAMAWRFVELVLTVFVVVVLVRASVSKLASPGPVVRSVNELFPNIDVQRWAIFALVALELATAFSAAFRGFTVLVELVGLAALGSLFIIAGTLGAIRGSEEPCGCFGAASASSLGWRNTAFGVALLIYGLFQACAPIDYAARVAVVACLASISLVCLAAQSERYVALSVFQTISQRFERIRT